One genomic window of Luteitalea pratensis includes the following:
- a CDS encoding RDD family protein, which produces MTTDDYLDQVLAHLPRTTPHRPQIALELRGHIEERLATGQPLDDVLRQLGDPAVLAESYLAGLSLVPADFGPRVLAKVVDALAFLLLVAVTLVLAWLSPRGGMTVILICVAVLIAGFGFLIYTIVAEWRSGQTFGKRRYGLFVVQESGAPITLGQSVVRQMSLVFQIFWIDALFALFTERRQRAFELLSKTRVVRVDDKQA; this is translated from the coding sequence ATGACCACCGACGACTATCTCGATCAGGTGCTCGCGCACCTCCCACGCACCACGCCGCACCGCCCGCAGATCGCTCTCGAGCTGCGCGGCCACATCGAGGAACGGCTCGCCACCGGGCAGCCGCTGGACGACGTGCTGCGGCAGCTGGGAGACCCGGCAGTACTGGCGGAGTCGTACCTGGCGGGGCTCTCACTCGTGCCGGCCGACTTCGGGCCGCGCGTGCTCGCGAAGGTCGTCGACGCACTCGCCTTTCTGCTGCTGGTTGCCGTGACCCTCGTCCTCGCGTGGCTGAGTCCGCGGGGAGGCATGACCGTCATCCTGATCTGCGTGGCGGTGCTGATCGCGGGGTTCGGCTTCCTCATCTACACGATCGTCGCCGAGTGGCGATCGGGGCAGACGTTCGGCAAGCGTCGGTACGGGCTGTTCGTGGTCCAGGAGAGTGGCGCACCGATCACGCTGGGGCAATCGGTGGTGCGACAGATGTCGCTGGTCTTCCAGATCTTCTGGATCGACGCGTTGTTCGCGCTCTTCACCGAGCGACGCCAGCGCGCGTTCGAACTGCTCTCCAAGACCCGCGTGGTGCGCGTCGACGACAAGCAGGCCTGA
- a CDS encoding AAA family ATPase, translated as MPNERPSLDAALASYDRTSAHEHIALGEHERKQVTDRFPLDQWPTMPLERYALGQDTSDDTFCQWMEYRSQHLGSIRGGSARKLIIYKHKDKPGWYCDPEYKDEQEAWVAVRQAFIQAFEKAKVGDWNTIDDLTPLSGGPALRLKTLRVYFPADVLPIASKQHLRHFLRALDRKEADDRGLDVVRLNRALLDAVRSRSDFEGWSPPEVERFFYHWADPRDQRRIVKIAPGEDAKYWDDCLREGYICVGWDQVGDLRDFESKESFRARFEKEYSDTYSNHRPTISKKANEVWTLSELEPGDLVVANKGTSQILGIGKVVEPAYTWMPDREEFRHTAQVEWDTSYAKTIPPQNRWALVTVAPVPAALYKTIVGEKAAPVSPSPIDPLSRDIAEALERKGQVILYGPPGTGKTYHARRFAVAWLLQHEGRTADAQTVLADVDKFLEVERELSTVQVSRRVWWVVANPKEWSWDRLFKEKRVSYRHGRLQRNYPHVKAGDLVIGYQSTPEKRVVALARVSKGFGAHDGKEPTIEITPLARVTNGLTYDELAADAILKASEPMRFRNQGTLFGLSADEADHVLSLLAERDPDLQPFVGDDEVVSPLTRVTFHPSYSYEDFIEGFRPHDTGDRSLSLRLADGVFKRVCHAALAQPAKRFLLVVDEINRANVAKVLGELITLLEIDKRGLLITLPQSKESFCIPPNVFLLGTMNTADRSIKLLDAALRRRFAFIELMPDVEVLRGSKVGTLALDDFLEELNRRIAKTEGREKQIGHSFLLEDGEPITDADEFARRFRQEILPLLQEYCYDDYTALASYIGPKLVDKNAQTLDRERLADADALVAALEEEFGRREGGVV; from the coding sequence GTGCCTAATGAACGTCCATCTCTCGATGCGGCACTTGCCTCTTACGATCGTACCTCTGCCCATGAACACATCGCCCTCGGCGAACACGAAAGGAAACAAGTCACGGATCGCTTTCCGCTTGACCAGTGGCCTACGATGCCCTTGGAGCGTTATGCGCTCGGTCAAGACACATCGGACGACACGTTCTGCCAGTGGATGGAGTACCGCTCTCAGCATCTCGGGAGCATTCGGGGCGGCTCGGCACGAAAGCTGATCATCTACAAGCACAAGGACAAGCCGGGGTGGTATTGCGACCCCGAGTACAAGGACGAACAGGAAGCGTGGGTCGCCGTTCGGCAGGCATTCATCCAAGCCTTTGAGAAAGCCAAAGTTGGGGACTGGAACACGATTGACGATCTCACGCCGTTGTCCGGCGGACCCGCCCTTCGGCTGAAGACGCTTCGCGTGTACTTTCCTGCCGACGTCCTGCCAATTGCTTCGAAACAACACCTTCGCCACTTCCTGCGGGCCCTGGATCGCAAAGAGGCAGACGACCGCGGCCTGGATGTCGTACGCCTCAACCGCGCCCTACTCGATGCCGTGCGCAGTCGGTCCGACTTCGAGGGATGGTCGCCGCCTGAAGTCGAACGGTTCTTCTACCACTGGGCTGACCCGCGCGATCAGCGGCGCATCGTCAAGATCGCGCCTGGTGAGGACGCTAAGTATTGGGACGACTGTCTGCGCGAGGGATATATCTGCGTGGGATGGGACCAGGTGGGCGACCTTCGTGACTTTGAGTCCAAGGAGTCGTTTCGCGCGCGATTCGAGAAGGAGTACAGCGACACCTACAGCAACCACAGACCAACGATCAGCAAGAAGGCCAACGAGGTCTGGACGCTGAGCGAGCTCGAGCCAGGCGATCTCGTGGTTGCGAACAAGGGCACGTCCCAGATCCTCGGTATCGGCAAGGTTGTCGAACCAGCTTATACGTGGATGCCCGACCGAGAGGAGTTCCGACACACGGCGCAGGTCGAATGGGATACCTCCTACGCGAAGACTATCCCGCCGCAGAATCGGTGGGCGCTCGTGACTGTGGCACCCGTGCCTGCGGCGCTCTACAAAACCATCGTCGGTGAGAAGGCTGCCCCGGTTTCGCCATCCCCTATCGATCCGCTCTCGCGGGACATCGCTGAAGCACTCGAACGGAAGGGGCAGGTGATCCTGTACGGTCCACCGGGGACGGGGAAGACGTACCATGCGCGCCGTTTCGCCGTGGCCTGGCTGCTCCAGCACGAGGGTCGAACGGCCGACGCCCAAACGGTCCTGGCCGACGTCGACAAGTTCCTCGAGGTGGAGCGCGAACTATCTACGGTTCAGGTCTCCCGTCGCGTCTGGTGGGTCGTCGCGAACCCGAAAGAGTGGAGCTGGGACCGGCTTTTCAAAGAGAAGCGAGTGAGCTACCGGCACGGTCGGCTCCAGCGAAACTACCCGCATGTGAAGGCGGGCGATTTGGTGATCGGCTACCAGTCAACGCCAGAGAAACGAGTCGTGGCGCTGGCGCGCGTCTCCAAGGGCTTCGGCGCGCATGATGGCAAGGAGCCAACGATTGAGATTACGCCGCTCGCCCGAGTAACGAATGGCCTCACGTACGATGAATTGGCGGCCGATGCCATCCTCAAAGCGTCTGAGCCGATGCGGTTCCGCAACCAAGGCACGCTCTTTGGACTCAGCGCCGACGAGGCTGACCACGTCCTATCGCTCCTCGCCGAGCGAGACCCTGACCTCCAGCCCTTCGTCGGCGACGACGAGGTCGTCAGCCCGCTCACGCGCGTGACCTTTCATCCTTCCTACAGCTACGAAGACTTCATCGAGGGCTTCCGACCGCACGACACCGGCGACCGCTCGCTCTCGCTTCGCCTGGCAGACGGCGTGTTCAAGCGCGTGTGCCATGCGGCCCTTGCGCAGCCGGCGAAACGGTTCCTGCTGGTTGTCGACGAGATCAATCGTGCCAACGTCGCAAAAGTGCTGGGAGAGCTCATTACGCTCCTCGAAATCGACAAGCGTGGTCTATTGATCACTCTTCCGCAGAGCAAGGAGAGCTTCTGTATCCCTCCGAACGTCTTTCTCCTGGGCACGATGAACACCGCGGACCGGAGCATCAAGCTGCTGGATGCTGCATTGCGGCGCCGATTCGCGTTCATCGAGCTCATGCCGGATGTCGAAGTGCTGCGAGGGTCGAAGGTCGGAACACTGGCGCTCGACGACTTCCTGGAGGAGTTGAATCGCCGGATCGCGAAAACAGAAGGCAGGGAAAAGCAGATCGGCCATTCCTTCCTGCTGGAGGACGGCGAGCCGATCACTGATGCGGACGAATTCGCGCGCCGCTTTCGGCAGGAGATCCTGCCTCTACTCCAAGAGTACTGTTACGACGACTACACTGCGTTGGCGTCGTACATCGGTCCGAAGCTGGTCGACAAGAATGCCCAGACGCTCGACCGGGAACGTCTTGCAGATGCCGACGCGCTCGTGGCGGCCCTTGAAGAGGAGTTCGGTCGCCGCGAGGGAGGCGTCGTGTGA
- a CDS encoding PadR family transcriptional regulator, with protein sequence MATEHDRSDRRKGSIARELRRGSLELIVLHLLEPGEAYGYEIVTKLTRETDGALEVTDGTLYPVLYRLERAGFVAVRWDTPSRGVPRKYYQLTEAGRLELATLRNDWQAFADAMARLLAQGRPR encoded by the coding sequence ATGGCGACCGAGCACGACAGGTCCGACCGCCGCAAGGGCAGCATCGCCCGCGAACTCAGGCGTGGGTCGCTCGAGCTCATCGTGTTGCACCTGTTGGAACCGGGCGAGGCCTACGGCTACGAGATCGTCACCAAGCTCACCCGCGAGACCGACGGCGCGCTCGAGGTGACCGACGGCACGCTCTACCCGGTCCTCTACCGCCTGGAACGCGCCGGGTTCGTCGCAGTGCGCTGGGACACGCCATCCCGGGGCGTCCCTCGCAAGTACTACCAGCTGACGGAGGCAGGGCGACTGGAACTCGCCACCCTCAGGAACGACTGGCAGGCCTTCGCCGACGCGATGGCCCGGCTGCTCGCACAAGGCAGACCACGATGA
- a CDS encoding nucleotidyltransferase domain-containing protein yields MIVPILGAKAVSNRSRRKSLADALFTKTQQRVLGVLFGQPERSFYASELIRDAGTGSGAAQRELAKLEGSGLISARRIGHQKHYQANATSPLYFELRNIVLKTVGLAEPLREALKPLSKAIRTAFVYGSVAKATDQAASDIDLMIISDSLTYGEVFGALERVTRAVGRKVNPTVYTAAEFSKRARTENAFVTRVLEQPKLWVIGSEHDLPIAT; encoded by the coding sequence ATGATTGTGCCCATATTGGGTGCCAAGGCCGTTTCAAATCGGTCCCGTCGAAAGAGCCTGGCGGATGCGCTGTTCACGAAGACACAGCAGCGCGTCCTCGGTGTGCTTTTCGGCCAGCCCGAGCGTAGCTTCTATGCCTCGGAGCTGATTCGAGACGCGGGCACGGGCTCTGGCGCAGCCCAGCGCGAACTTGCGAAGCTGGAAGGAAGCGGGCTGATCTCGGCGCGGCGGATTGGCCATCAGAAGCACTACCAGGCCAACGCGACGTCACCTCTGTATTTCGAACTGCGGAACATCGTCTTGAAGACAGTCGGTCTCGCCGAGCCGCTGCGCGAGGCCCTGAAGCCGTTGTCGAAGGCGATTCGCACGGCCTTCGTGTACGGTTCCGTGGCCAAGGCGACGGATCAAGCGGCAAGCGACATCGACCTGATGATCATTAGCGACAGCCTCACGTACGGCGAGGTCTTCGGCGCCCTCGAGCGGGTCACGCGCGCCGTGGGTCGGAAAGTCAACCCCACGGTGTACACGGCCGCCGAGTTTTCCAAGCGCGCCAGGACTGAAAACGCATTCGTGACACGGGTGCTCGAGCAGCCAAAACTCTGGGTGATTGGATCCGAACATGACCTCCCCATCGCCACTTGA
- a CDS encoding M20/M25/M40 family metallo-hydrolase, whose translation MFTRASRFAPVLALAGSAAVLVAASPEPIDHAINARIRAEARDRSQIMQTLHVLTDVYGPRLTGSPNHKAAAEWAVTEMKKWGFDNGSLEEWDFGHPGWLNERLSAHVVSPVKDALVGEALAWTNGTDGPVRAAATQLILPERPTADELKTYLDGKAAAVAGKVVLVGAGKPVPVNFSKAPLRRDYDDLTAMLDPVNPRAPQFGPGGPAGRQAPVVEPGRLTPRQINEQVDAFLVANKVRVRINDGGRDHGQIRAFNNPSFDGATAPPTMILRNEDFGRIARLLADGRPVELDVDIVNRWYPEGRTSYNAVAEIAGSDKASEVIMLGGHLDSWHAATGATDNAIGVAVMMEAARIVKTLGLKPRRTIRVALWGGEEQGLLGSKAYVAKHFGTAEAPTAEFATFGGYLNVDSGTGRIRGASVFGPPEAGRILREIFAPFEDLGIVGATVTKSRSTGGTDSTSFNAAGLPGIGLMQDPIEYQSYTWHTNLDTYERIVEDDVKKSAAMIASALYHLAMRDDLLPRFTGTEMPAPAPAARPSTPTPTAPAPTAPAATPTRQ comes from the coding sequence ATGTTCACTCGTGCCTCACGATTCGCGCCCGTCCTGGCGCTGGCCGGGTCCGCCGCGGTGCTCGTCGCCGCCTCGCCGGAACCCATCGATCACGCCATCAATGCCCGTATCCGGGCAGAGGCGCGCGATCGGTCGCAGATCATGCAGACGCTGCATGTCCTCACCGATGTGTACGGGCCGCGCCTGACCGGTTCGCCGAACCACAAGGCTGCCGCCGAATGGGCCGTCACCGAGATGAAGAAGTGGGGCTTCGACAACGGCAGCCTCGAAGAATGGGACTTCGGCCACCCCGGTTGGCTCAACGAGCGCCTGAGCGCGCATGTTGTCTCCCCGGTGAAGGACGCCCTGGTCGGTGAGGCGCTGGCCTGGACCAACGGTACGGACGGCCCGGTCCGCGCGGCAGCCACGCAGCTGATCCTGCCCGAGCGGCCGACGGCTGACGAGTTGAAGACGTACCTAGATGGCAAGGCCGCGGCGGTTGCCGGAAAAGTCGTGCTTGTCGGTGCCGGCAAGCCGGTGCCGGTGAATTTCTCGAAAGCGCCGCTTCGTCGCGATTACGACGACCTCACGGCGATGCTGGATCCGGTCAATCCCAGGGCACCGCAGTTCGGTCCAGGGGGACCGGCCGGTCGCCAGGCGCCCGTCGTCGAGCCCGGCCGGCTGACACCGCGCCAGATCAACGAGCAGGTCGACGCGTTCCTCGTCGCCAACAAGGTGCGCGTCCGCATCAACGACGGCGGCCGCGATCACGGGCAGATTCGCGCCTTCAACAACCCGAGCTTCGATGGCGCCACCGCGCCGCCGACGATGATCCTGCGCAACGAGGACTTCGGCCGGATCGCCCGCCTGCTCGCCGACGGACGTCCGGTCGAACTCGACGTCGACATCGTCAATCGCTGGTACCCGGAGGGCCGGACGTCCTACAACGCCGTCGCCGAGATTGCCGGCTCGGACAAGGCCAGCGAGGTGATCATGCTCGGCGGCCACCTGGACTCATGGCACGCCGCAACCGGCGCCACCGACAACGCCATCGGCGTGGCGGTGATGATGGAAGCGGCTCGCATCGTCAAGACGCTGGGCCTGAAGCCGCGCCGGACGATTCGCGTTGCGCTCTGGGGCGGCGAAGAGCAGGGACTGCTCGGGTCGAAGGCGTACGTCGCGAAGCATTTCGGCACGGCCGAGGCGCCGACCGCGGAGTTCGCGACGTTTGGCGGCTACCTGAACGTCGACTCCGGCACCGGCCGCATCCGCGGCGCGAGCGTGTTCGGTCCGCCGGAGGCCGGTCGCATCCTGCGCGAGATCTTCGCGCCGTTCGAAGACCTCGGTATCGTCGGCGCGACCGTGACGAAGAGCCGCAGCACGGGTGGCACCGACAGCACCTCCTTCAACGCCGCCGGCCTCCCCGGCATCGGCCTGATGCAGGACCCGATCGAATACCAGTCCTATACCTGGCATACCAACCTCGACACCTACGAGCGCATCGTCGAGGACGACGTGAAGAAGAGCGCGGCGATGATTGCGTCGGCGCTGTATCACCTCGCGATGCGCGACGACCTGTTGCCGCGGTTCACAGGTACGGAGATGCCGGCGCCGGCCCCTGCGGCGCGTCCGTCGACGCCGACTCCAACCGCACCGGCCCCCACGGCACCGGCGGCGACGCCGACCCGGCAGTAG
- the mutM gene encoding bifunctional DNA-formamidopyrimidine glycosylase/DNA-(apurinic or apyrimidinic site) lyase — MPELPEVEATRQLLEPAMRGARFDRVLLRRADLRRAFPPDFAARLTGTTVDAVTRRAKYLVLPLSSGETLVMHLGMSGDFGVQSRERAASAAPPPPRAHDHVVFEMSSGCVVTFTDPRRFGVMDLLTREALSAHETLVGLGPEPLSPEFDAAALARACARRRVPLKVALLDQRVVAGLGNIYAVEALHLAGLSPSRRASTIATPTGKPRPTAMRLVAAIKKVLTTAIARQSNTTYRSAFAEATADESARFRVYDREGEACPTRGCAGVIRRSVQGGRSTFACRICQR; from the coding sequence GTGCCTGAACTTCCGGAAGTGGAAGCCACTCGCCAGCTGCTCGAACCGGCGATGCGAGGCGCCCGCTTCGATCGCGTCCTGCTTCGGCGTGCGGATCTCCGTCGCGCGTTCCCGCCCGACTTTGCTGCCCGCCTGACGGGAACCACGGTCGACGCCGTCACGCGACGAGCGAAGTACCTGGTGCTGCCGTTGTCGTCGGGCGAGACGCTGGTGATGCACCTCGGCATGTCCGGCGATTTCGGTGTGCAGTCCCGGGAGAGGGCGGCGTCTGCGGCGCCACCCCCGCCGCGAGCCCATGACCACGTCGTGTTCGAGATGTCGTCGGGGTGTGTGGTCACCTTCACCGACCCGCGCCGCTTCGGCGTGATGGACCTGCTGACGCGCGAGGCCCTGTCAGCGCACGAGACGCTCGTGGGGCTCGGGCCGGAGCCGCTCTCACCCGAGTTCGACGCCGCGGCGCTGGCGCGTGCGTGCGCGCGGCGACGAGTGCCGCTGAAAGTGGCATTGCTCGATCAGCGCGTCGTGGCGGGCCTCGGCAACATCTATGCGGTCGAGGCGCTGCACCTTGCCGGCCTCTCGCCATCGCGACGGGCCTCGACCATCGCGACGCCGACCGGCAAGCCACGTCCGACTGCCATGCGCCTGGTGGCTGCCATCAAGAAAGTGCTCACCACCGCGATCGCGCGCCAGTCGAACACGACGTATCGCTCCGCCTTCGCCGAGGCTACGGCGGACGAGTCCGCGCGATTCCGGGTCTACGACCGCGAGGGCGAGGCATGCCCGACGCGCGGCTGTGCCGGCGTCATCCGGCGTTCGGTGCAGGGCGGCCGCTCCACCTTCGCCTGCCGCATCTGTCAACGGTGA
- a CDS encoding McrC family protein: MKHTSGDRPVFEIAEWETLKIDGEVLTPSDQRLKEELRSGEEGRLLVDELRAGVRVTARSWVGIVRFERFEVRVVPKLAGNNIGLVEMIEFATGLDSLRRSSSARSLHAEGTGLFDLIALLLAEGTELILRGGLLADYVEREDELPVLRGRLLGDQQVLRRFGQVDRLVCRFDEHEQNIAENQLLAAALSRCATRVTYDSVRRRVRRLLAILQEACRPDDLDLEGIRNRMTYHRLNEHYRNPHALAWLILDGLGTRDVLVTGETNCFAFLIDMNRLFEMFVFRLVDTLLAGSAMRVHYQRADRSIILNASTGQPYARVVPDILVERSAADTTARLAIDAKYKLYDERKLSSSDVYQSFLYAYAYGAAGGPALPAALLVYPSSSRSSRAVRLRVRSAQALAAAEILALGLSIPDVLAELTGQIHGSATKALIEAVQQGIGAARHVAA; encoded by the coding sequence GTGAAACACACGTCGGGTGACCGGCCTGTTTTCGAAATCGCCGAGTGGGAGACCTTGAAGATCGACGGCGAAGTACTCACGCCATCGGATCAGCGTCTGAAGGAAGAACTCCGGTCAGGCGAAGAGGGCCGACTGCTGGTGGATGAACTTCGCGCCGGGGTGCGAGTCACGGCTCGTTCGTGGGTCGGCATTGTGCGCTTCGAACGATTCGAGGTGCGGGTTGTTCCCAAGCTGGCCGGCAACAACATCGGGCTTGTCGAGATGATCGAGTTTGCAACCGGACTCGACTCTCTACGCAGAAGCTCCAGCGCGAGAAGTTTACATGCCGAAGGCACCGGCTTGTTCGACCTTATTGCGCTTCTGCTCGCGGAGGGTACGGAGCTGATCCTCCGCGGTGGACTTCTCGCCGACTACGTCGAACGCGAGGACGAGCTCCCAGTGTTACGAGGGCGACTGCTCGGTGATCAACAAGTGCTCCGACGATTCGGGCAGGTAGACCGTCTCGTCTGCCGGTTTGACGAGCACGAGCAGAACATCGCCGAGAACCAACTTCTGGCAGCCGCATTGAGCCGATGCGCGACGCGCGTCACGTACGATTCGGTTCGCCGACGCGTCCGGCGGCTCCTGGCGATTCTTCAGGAGGCGTGCCGCCCTGACGATCTTGACCTGGAGGGGATCCGGAACCGGATGACGTACCACCGGCTGAACGAACACTACCGGAATCCGCACGCACTTGCGTGGTTGATCCTGGACGGGTTGGGTACGAGAGACGTGCTCGTCACCGGCGAAACGAACTGTTTCGCGTTCTTGATCGACATGAACCGGCTATTCGAGATGTTCGTGTTCCGCCTCGTAGACACGTTGCTCGCGGGATCGGCCATGCGCGTTCACTATCAGCGCGCGGACCGCTCGATCATTCTGAACGCATCCACCGGTCAGCCCTACGCTCGCGTGGTCCCCGACATCCTGGTCGAACGAAGCGCTGCTGACACCACCGCCCGCCTTGCGATCGACGCGAAATACAAGTTGTACGACGAGCGAAAACTTAGCAGCTCGGACGTGTATCAGAGCTTTCTTTACGCCTATGCCTACGGCGCCGCTGGCGGTCCAGCCCTCCCTGCTGCACTTCTCGTGTATCCGTCTTCGAGTCGGTCGAGTCGTGCCGTCCGCCTTCGGGTCCGCAGTGCGCAGGCCCTTGCTGCGGCCGAGATTCTTGCGCTTGGCCTGTCTATTCCTGACGTTCTCGCCGAGTTGACCGGGCAGATCCACGGGTCCGCCACGAAGGCGTTGATCGAGGCCGTTCAGCAGGGGATCGGCGCAGCCCGACACGTGGCTGCATAG